The Amycolatopsis mongoliensis genome includes a window with the following:
- a CDS encoding FdhF/YdeP family oxidoreductase, with protein sequence MTREAPAQDVDEAQLEVHQPKSWAAGIPGVAVSLARSVEQMGTGRTVKALRLLNQREGFDCPGCAWPEPREADGEKRKLAEFCENGAKAVAEEATKRRVGREFFAAHPIEDLRGKTDYWLGQQGRVTEPFVLREGATHYEPITWDDAFELVAGELKALTDPNEAIFYTSGRTSNEAAFLYQLLVRSFGTNNLPDCSNMCHESSGAALAATTGIGKGSVSLADIHRADLIVVVGQNPGTNHPRMLSALEEAKGNGAKIIAVNPLPEAGLMRFKNPQNVRGVVGKGTPLADEFAQIRLGGDLALFQAVGHLLLAWDEEAPGAIVDRDFVERVTDGFDDYAKHLREIDWPEVERATGLPREQIERVARMIASSERTIYCWAMGLTQHKHAVPTISEIANLALMRGMIGKPGAGLCPVRGHSNVQGDRTMGIWEKMPQSFMDALAGEFGIEVPREHGFDTVDAIRAMRDGRGKVFFAVGGNFASATPDTEATEKALESCSLTVHVSTKLNRSHVVHGRTALILPTLGRTERDVQASGEQFVTVEDSMSQVHASRGRLKPASEHLLSEVAIVCRLAEKLFGAGHAVPWRTFETDYDLVRDRISRVVPGCQDYNRRVREPDGFVLPHAPRDSREFTGTANGKANFTVSELEYPSVPEGRLLLQTMRSHDQYNTTIYGLSDRYRGIENARRVVLVNPDDVAALGLADGSMVDLVSEWSDGDRRAPSFRVVAYPTARGCAAAYFPEANALVPLDSVAEKSNTPVSKAIVVRLEPRP encoded by the coding sequence ATGACCCGTGAAGCGCCGGCGCAGGATGTGGACGAGGCCCAGCTCGAAGTGCACCAGCCGAAGAGCTGGGCGGCCGGGATACCCGGCGTCGCCGTGTCGCTCGCGCGCAGTGTCGAGCAGATGGGCACCGGCCGGACCGTCAAGGCACTGCGGCTGCTGAACCAGCGCGAAGGCTTCGACTGCCCCGGCTGCGCGTGGCCGGAGCCCCGCGAGGCCGACGGCGAGAAGCGCAAGCTGGCCGAGTTCTGCGAGAACGGCGCCAAGGCCGTCGCCGAGGAAGCGACGAAACGCCGGGTCGGGCGCGAGTTCTTCGCCGCGCACCCGATCGAGGACCTCCGGGGCAAGACCGACTACTGGCTCGGCCAGCAGGGCCGCGTCACCGAGCCGTTCGTCCTCCGCGAAGGCGCGACGCACTACGAACCGATCACCTGGGACGACGCGTTCGAGCTCGTCGCCGGTGAGCTGAAGGCGCTGACCGACCCGAACGAGGCGATCTTCTACACCTCGGGCCGCACCAGCAACGAGGCCGCGTTCCTCTACCAGCTGCTCGTGCGCTCGTTCGGCACCAACAACCTGCCGGACTGCTCCAACATGTGCCACGAGTCCTCCGGCGCGGCGCTGGCGGCGACGACCGGCATCGGCAAGGGCTCGGTGAGCCTGGCCGACATCCACCGGGCCGACCTGATCGTCGTCGTCGGGCAGAACCCGGGCACCAACCACCCGCGGATGCTCTCGGCGCTCGAGGAGGCCAAGGGCAACGGCGCGAAGATCATCGCCGTGAACCCGCTGCCCGAGGCCGGGCTGATGCGGTTCAAGAACCCGCAGAACGTCCGCGGCGTCGTCGGCAAGGGCACGCCGCTGGCCGACGAGTTCGCCCAGATCCGCCTCGGCGGTGACCTCGCGCTGTTCCAGGCCGTCGGCCACCTGCTGCTGGCCTGGGACGAGGAGGCGCCCGGCGCGATCGTCGACCGCGACTTCGTCGAGCGGGTCACCGACGGCTTCGACGACTACGCGAAGCACCTGCGGGAGATCGACTGGCCCGAGGTCGAGCGCGCCACCGGGCTGCCGCGCGAGCAGATCGAGCGCGTCGCGCGGATGATCGCCTCCTCCGAGCGCACGATCTACTGCTGGGCGATGGGCCTGACCCAGCACAAGCACGCCGTGCCGACGATCTCGGAGATCGCGAACCTGGCGCTGATGCGCGGGATGATCGGCAAGCCGGGCGCGGGGCTGTGCCCGGTGCGCGGGCACTCGAACGTCCAGGGCGACCGGACGATGGGCATCTGGGAGAAGATGCCGCAGTCGTTCATGGACGCCCTGGCCGGCGAGTTCGGCATCGAGGTCCCGCGCGAGCACGGCTTCGACACCGTCGACGCGATCCGGGCGATGCGCGACGGGCGCGGCAAGGTCTTCTTCGCCGTCGGCGGCAACTTCGCCTCCGCCACCCCGGACACCGAGGCGACCGAGAAGGCGCTCGAGTCGTGCTCGCTGACCGTGCACGTCTCGACGAAGCTGAACCGCTCCCACGTCGTGCACGGTCGCACCGCCCTGATCCTGCCGACGCTCGGCCGGACCGAGCGCGACGTCCAGGCCAGCGGCGAGCAGTTCGTCACGGTCGAGGACTCGATGTCCCAGGTGCACGCCTCGCGCGGGCGCCTCAAGCCGGCGAGCGAGCACCTGCTCTCGGAGGTCGCCATCGTCTGCCGGCTGGCCGAAAAGCTGTTCGGCGCCGGGCACGCCGTGCCGTGGCGGACGTTCGAGACCGACTACGACCTGGTCCGCGACCGCATCTCCCGGGTCGTGCCGGGCTGCCAGGACTACAACCGCCGCGTCCGCGAGCCGGACGGGTTCGTGCTGCCGCACGCACCGCGCGACTCCCGCGAGTTCACCGGCACCGCCAACGGCAAGGCCAACTTCACGGTGTCCGAACTGGAGTACCCGAGCGTGCCCGAGGGCCGGCTGCTGCTGCAGACGATGCGCAGCCACGACCAGTACAACACCACGATCTACGGGCTTTCCGACCGCTACCGCGGGATCGAGAACGCCCGCCGGGTGGTGTTGGTGAACCCGGACGACGTCGCGGCACTCGGCTTGGCCGACGGCTCGATGGTGGACCTGGTCTCGGAGTGGAGCGACGGCGACCGCCGCGCGCCGTCCTTCCGGGTGGTGGCCTACCCCACGGCCCGCGGCTGCGCGGCGGCGTACTTCCCGGAGGCCAACGCCCTGGTGCCGCTGGACTCCGTCGCGGAGAAGTCGAACACGCCCGTGTCGAAGGCAATCGTGGTGCGGCTCGAACCCCGGCCCTGA
- a CDS encoding LCP family protein: protein MHLLGKIAVAGLAFAVLGGTAYGYTNLHALDDVTRDSVIDADGGTSPGEQPADGSLDILLVGRDSRADQQGKPLPPAVLRELRVGANGDDLTDTLIVMRIPNGTKDVKAFSIPRDSYVSMPGGRGKINAAFGRAKAAEAKRRRDAGETDKAKIDQAALTAGRRATRQAVEDLTGVKIDHFAEVNLLSFYEISKAVGGVDVCLKQATKDKNSGADFPAGPQRIAGADALAFVRQRDHLVGGDFDRVRRQQVFLAGLARQVLSAGTLTDPGKLSDLIDAVKRSVVLDDSWKLLDFVAQMRGVSGGGIQFDTIPVVNRDYRYDPQDPRATAVQVDPAAVKAFAAAMVGTAAPAAPAAAPVTVDVSNAGPKEGLATRVAGFLADHGFARGTTGNTASRRTSLVRFGADLAQRGAEVAKLLGGLATQESAAVPAGHIEVVLGSVYSGPGTTGGGSAPAAGDAPITSDGVVCVN, encoded by the coding sequence GTGCACCTACTGGGGAAGATCGCCGTCGCCGGGCTCGCCTTCGCCGTCCTGGGCGGTACCGCTTACGGCTACACGAACCTCCACGCCCTCGACGACGTCACGCGCGACAGCGTCATCGACGCCGACGGCGGCACCTCGCCGGGCGAGCAGCCGGCCGACGGCTCGCTCGACATCCTGCTCGTCGGCCGGGACTCCCGCGCCGACCAGCAGGGGAAACCGCTTCCCCCGGCCGTCCTGCGCGAGCTGCGCGTCGGCGCCAACGGCGACGACCTCACCGACACGCTCATCGTGATGCGGATCCCGAACGGCACGAAGGACGTGAAAGCGTTCTCCATCCCGCGCGACAGCTACGTGTCGATGCCCGGGGGCAGGGGGAAGATCAACGCCGCGTTCGGCCGGGCGAAGGCCGCCGAGGCGAAGCGCCGGCGCGACGCGGGGGAGACCGACAAGGCGAAGATCGACCAGGCCGCCCTCACCGCCGGGCGGCGCGCGACGCGGCAGGCGGTCGAGGACCTCACCGGCGTCAAGATCGACCACTTCGCCGAGGTCAACCTGCTCAGCTTCTACGAGATCAGCAAGGCCGTCGGCGGCGTCGACGTCTGCCTGAAGCAGGCCACGAAGGACAAGAACTCGGGGGCGGACTTCCCGGCCGGGCCGCAGCGGATCGCGGGCGCGGACGCGCTGGCCTTCGTCCGGCAGCGCGATCACCTCGTCGGCGGCGACTTCGACCGCGTCCGGCGCCAGCAGGTCTTCCTCGCCGGGCTGGCGCGGCAGGTGCTGTCGGCGGGGACGCTGACCGACCCGGGGAAGCTCTCGGACCTGATCGACGCCGTCAAGCGCTCGGTAGTGCTCGACGACTCGTGGAAGCTGCTCGACTTCGTCGCGCAGATGCGGGGCGTCAGCGGCGGCGGGATCCAGTTCGACACGATCCCCGTCGTCAACCGCGACTACCGGTACGACCCGCAGGACCCGCGGGCCACGGCCGTGCAGGTGGACCCGGCCGCGGTGAAGGCCTTCGCGGCGGCCATGGTCGGGACCGCGGCACCCGCGGCACCGGCCGCCGCCCCGGTCACCGTCGACGTCTCCAACGCGGGCCCGAAGGAGGGGCTCGCCACCCGCGTGGCCGGGTTCCTGGCCGACCACGGGTTCGCCAGGGGCACGACCGGCAACACCGCCTCGCGGCGGACGTCCCTGGTCCGCTTCGGCGCCGATCTCGCCCAGCGGGGTGCGGAGGTCGCGAAGCTGCTGGGCGGGCTGGCTACGCAGGAGTCCGCGGCCGTGCCGGCGGGCCACATCGAGGTGGTGCTCGGGTCGGTGTACTCCGGCCCCGGGACGACCGGTGGCGGGAGCGCCCCGGCCGCCGGTGACGCGCCGATCACCTCGGACGGGGTCGTCTGCGTGAATTGA
- a CDS encoding MFS transporter small subunit, translating to MTEPATKPNRVPLIVLAWAWVVLPFAYGVYQLFLKLVQLFG from the coding sequence ATGACGGAACCGGCGACGAAACCGAACCGCGTGCCGCTGATCGTGCTGGCCTGGGCGTGGGTCGTGCTGCCCTTCGCCTACGGCGTGTACCAGCTGTTCCTGAAGCTGGTGCAGCTCTTCGGCTGA
- a CDS encoding L-lactate MFS transporter — protein MALGFLDRSRIVAPPGWTRWLVPPAALSVHLSIGQAYAWSVFKTPLEKTMHLNGTQSSLPFQLGIVMLGLSAAFGGTLVERNGPRWAMFVSMCCFASGFLVSALGVATGQFWLVVLGYGGIGGIGLGIGYISPVSTLIKWFPDRPGMATGIAIMGFGGGALIASPWSSSMLGTSPTTGTIATALLVHGVVYAVFMSMGWLLVRVPAGDWKPAGWAPKTDHGKAMISTANVSAANAIKTPQFWCLWVVLCFNVTAGIGILEKASPMIVDFFKNTSTPVGTAAAAGFVALLSLCNMLGRFVWSSTSDLVGRKNIYRTYLGVGAALYLVIALTQNSSKLVFILCAMVILSFYGGGFATIPAYLKDLFGTFQVGAIHGRLLTAWSVAGVLGPLIVNRIADSEKSAGKSGPDLYTTSFYIMIGLLVVGFVANELVRPVKEKFHEPVTSGAAARSEA, from the coding sequence ATGGCTCTCGGCTTCCTGGACCGTTCCCGGATCGTGGCACCCCCAGGCTGGACGCGCTGGCTGGTGCCGCCGGCGGCCCTTTCGGTACACCTGTCGATCGGGCAGGCCTATGCGTGGAGCGTGTTCAAGACTCCGCTCGAGAAGACGATGCACCTGAACGGGACGCAGAGCTCGCTGCCGTTCCAGCTCGGCATCGTCATGCTCGGGCTGTCCGCGGCGTTCGGCGGCACGCTCGTCGAGCGCAACGGCCCGCGCTGGGCGATGTTCGTGTCGATGTGCTGCTTCGCCAGCGGCTTCCTCGTCTCCGCGCTCGGCGTGGCGACCGGCCAGTTCTGGCTGGTCGTCCTCGGCTACGGCGGGATCGGCGGCATCGGGCTCGGCATCGGCTACATCTCGCCGGTGTCCACGCTCATCAAGTGGTTCCCGGACCGGCCGGGCATGGCCACCGGCATCGCGATCATGGGCTTCGGCGGCGGCGCACTGATCGCCTCGCCGTGGTCGTCGTCGATGCTCGGCACCTCGCCGACCACCGGCACGATCGCGACGGCGCTCCTGGTGCACGGCGTCGTCTACGCGGTGTTCATGTCGATGGGCTGGCTGCTCGTGCGCGTCCCGGCCGGCGACTGGAAGCCGGCCGGGTGGGCGCCGAAGACCGACCACGGCAAGGCGATGATCAGCACCGCGAACGTCTCGGCCGCCAACGCGATCAAGACGCCGCAGTTCTGGTGCCTGTGGGTCGTGCTCTGCTTCAACGTCACCGCGGGCATCGGCATCCTGGAGAAGGCGTCCCCGATGATCGTGGACTTCTTCAAGAACACGTCGACCCCGGTCGGCACGGCAGCGGCGGCCGGGTTCGTGGCGCTGCTGTCGCTGTGCAACATGCTCGGCCGGTTCGTCTGGTCGTCCACTTCGGACCTGGTGGGGCGCAAGAACATCTACCGCACCTACCTCGGCGTCGGCGCGGCGCTGTACCTGGTGATCGCGCTGACGCAGAACTCGTCGAAGCTCGTGTTCATCCTGTGCGCGATGGTGATCCTTTCCTTCTACGGCGGCGGGTTCGCGACGATCCCGGCGTACCTGAAGGACCTCTTCGGCACCTTCCAGGTCGGTGCGATCCACGGCAGGCTGCTCACGGCGTGGTCGGTGGCCGGCGTGCTCGGCCCGCTGATCGTCAACCGGATCGCCGACAGCGAGAAGTCGGCGGGCAAGTCCGGCCCTGACCTGTACACGACGTCGTTCTACATCATGATCGGCCTGCTCGTGGTCGGCTTCGTGGCCAACGAACTGGTGCGGCCGGTGAAGGAGAAGTTCCACGAGCCCGTCACCTCGGGCGCGGCCGCGAGGAGTGAGGCGTGA
- the fdhD gene encoding formate dehydrogenase accessory sulfurtransferase FdhD — MGRVTVRRPVRKISAAGDRRRPDALAAEEPLELRVGGKALAVTMRTPGHDVELAHGFLLSEGVIGGREDIAVARYCDGVDDQGRNTYNVLDIALAPGVPPPDTGVERNFYTTSSCGVCGKAALDAVKLKTRFPPAEAAFAVKSETLSALPDALRARQKVFASTGGLHAAGLFTPDGELAVVREDVGRHNAVDKVLGWAVVENRIPAPGLGLLVSGRASFELVQKAAMAGIGLLAAVSAPSSLAVELAEENGMTLIGFLRGDSMNLYTGDHRLLT; from the coding sequence ATGGGCAGGGTGACCGTGCGCAGGCCGGTGCGGAAGATCTCCGCGGCCGGCGACCGCCGCCGCCCCGACGCACTGGCCGCCGAAGAGCCCCTGGAGCTGCGGGTCGGCGGCAAGGCGCTGGCGGTGACCATGCGCACGCCGGGGCACGACGTCGAACTGGCCCACGGCTTCCTGCTGTCCGAAGGGGTGATCGGCGGCCGCGAGGACATCGCCGTCGCCCGCTACTGCGACGGCGTCGACGACCAGGGCCGCAACACCTACAACGTGCTGGACATCGCGCTGGCACCCGGCGTGCCGCCGCCGGACACCGGGGTGGAGCGCAACTTCTACACCACGTCTTCCTGCGGGGTCTGCGGCAAGGCCGCGCTCGACGCGGTCAAGCTCAAGACCCGCTTCCCGCCGGCCGAAGCGGCGTTCGCGGTGAAGAGCGAGACCCTGTCCGCACTGCCGGACGCCCTGCGCGCCCGGCAGAAGGTGTTCGCCAGCACCGGCGGCCTGCACGCGGCGGGCCTGTTCACCCCGGACGGCGAGCTCGCCGTCGTCCGCGAAGACGTCGGCCGGCACAACGCGGTCGACAAGGTGCTCGGCTGGGCCGTGGTGGAGAACCGGATCCCCGCGCCGGGGCTCGGCCTGCTGGTGTCCGGGCGCGCGTCGTTCGAACTGGTGCAGAAGGCCGCGATGGCCGGGATCGGGCTGCTGGCCGCGGTGTCCGCGCCGTCGTCGCTGGCGGTCGAGCTGGCCGAGGAGAACGGCATGACGCTGATCGGCTTCCTGCGCGGCGACTCGATGAACCTCTACACCGGCGACCACCGCTTGCTGACCTAG